In one Bordetella pertussis 18323 genomic region, the following are encoded:
- a CDS encoding MBL fold metallo-hydrolase, with amino-acid sequence MSTPVRLLRRLALAAALTAAGAQPALATAPVLTEQAPGFHRMQVGDYVVTALYDGYVDLDPKILKGASAQDIQTLLASMFAYRASGMQTAVNGYLVHTGKQLVLVDTGAGACFGPTLGRLDANLRAAGYRADQVDLVLLTHLHPDHACGLLDAQGGKLFPNADVYAARAEADFWLSAAAAAQAPADAQPFFKMARDAVAPYQVEGRFLTYANGDALPAGIQVVPSPGHTPGHTSYLFESSQHSLLVWSDIVHNHAVQLARPEIAIEFDVDGAQAVTTRKKIFADAARDRLWVAGAHMPFPGLGHVNVDGQGYAWVPAEYGPLRTPPRP; translated from the coding sequence ATGTCGACCCCGGTCCGCCTCCTCCGCCGCCTCGCCCTGGCCGCCGCGCTGACCGCCGCCGGCGCACAGCCCGCCCTCGCCACCGCCCCGGTGCTGACCGAGCAGGCCCCCGGCTTCCACCGCATGCAGGTCGGCGACTATGTCGTCACCGCCCTGTACGACGGCTATGTCGACCTGGACCCCAAAATACTCAAGGGCGCCAGCGCCCAGGATATCCAGACGCTGCTGGCCAGCATGTTCGCGTACCGCGCCAGCGGCATGCAGACGGCCGTCAACGGCTATCTGGTCCATACCGGCAAGCAGCTGGTGCTGGTGGACACCGGCGCGGGCGCCTGCTTCGGGCCCACGCTGGGACGCCTGGACGCCAACCTGCGCGCGGCCGGCTACCGCGCGGACCAGGTCGACCTGGTGCTGCTGACCCACCTGCATCCGGACCATGCCTGCGGCCTGCTCGACGCCCAGGGCGGCAAGCTGTTTCCCAATGCCGACGTGTACGCGGCCCGCGCCGAAGCCGATTTCTGGCTGAGCGCGGCAGCCGCCGCGCAGGCCCCCGCCGATGCGCAGCCTTTCTTCAAGATGGCGCGCGATGCGGTGGCGCCCTACCAGGTCGAAGGCCGCTTCCTGACCTACGCCAACGGCGACGCGCTGCCGGCCGGCATCCAGGTCGTGCCCAGCCCTGGCCACACGCCCGGCCACACCTCGTACCTGTTCGAATCGTCGCAGCACAGCCTGCTGGTCTGGAGCGATATCGTGCACAACCATGCGGTGCAGCTGGCCCGTCCGGAAATCGCCATCGAGTTCGACGTCGATGGCGCGCAGGCCGTGACCACGCGCAAGAAGATCTTCGCCGACGCGGCGCGCGACCGCCTGTGGGTGGCCGGCGCGCACATGCCGTTTCCGGGCCTGGGCCACGTCAACGTGGATGGCCAGGGTTATGCGTGGGTGCCGGCCGAGTACGGTCCCCTGCGCACGCCGCCGCGGCCCTGA
- a CDS encoding SDR family oxidoreductase has protein sequence MIDHLSPNKVMIVTGAARGIGAAVALLAARRGYAVCVNYRSRGDAAEQVVQAIRDEGGRALAVAADVADEAQVVRMFETVDRELGRVDALVNNAGVLEAQMRVEEMDAARITRILATNVVGAFVCCREAVRRMAPRHGGRGGAIVNVSSVAARLGSPGEYVDYAASKGALDTLTIGLSREVAADEIRVNAVRPGTIYTDMHASGGEPGRVDRLKGGIPLRRGGTVQEVAGAVMWFFSDEAGYM, from the coding sequence ATGATCGACCACTTGTCTCCCAACAAAGTCATGATCGTCACGGGCGCGGCGCGCGGCATCGGCGCCGCCGTGGCGCTGCTGGCGGCGCGCCGCGGCTACGCCGTCTGCGTCAACTACCGGTCGCGCGGCGACGCCGCCGAGCAGGTGGTGCAGGCCATCCGCGACGAAGGCGGACGAGCCCTGGCCGTGGCCGCCGACGTGGCCGACGAGGCCCAGGTCGTGCGGATGTTCGAAACCGTCGACCGCGAGCTGGGCCGGGTCGACGCGCTGGTCAACAATGCCGGCGTCCTCGAGGCGCAGATGCGCGTCGAGGAGATGGACGCGGCCCGCATCACCCGCATACTCGCCACCAACGTGGTGGGCGCCTTCGTCTGCTGCCGCGAAGCCGTGCGCCGCATGGCGCCGCGCCATGGCGGGCGCGGCGGCGCCATCGTCAACGTGTCTTCGGTGGCCGCGCGGCTGGGTTCGCCAGGCGAGTATGTCGATTACGCCGCCTCCAAGGGCGCGCTGGATACGCTGACCATCGGCCTGTCGCGCGAGGTGGCCGCCGACGAGATCCGCGTCAACGCGGTGCGTCCGGGCACCATCTACACCGATATGCACGCCAGCGGCGGCGAGCCGGGGCGCGTCGACCGGCTCAAGGGCGGCATTCCGTTGCGGCGCGGCGGCACCGTGCAGGAAGTAGCCGGCGCGGTGATGTGGTTTTTTTCCGATGAGGCCGGCTACATGTGA
- a CDS encoding IS481-like element IS481 family transposase, whose translation MNTHKHARLTFLRRLEMVQQLIAHQVCVPEAARAYGVTAPTVRKWLGRFLAQGQAGLADASSRPTVSPRAIAPAKALAIVELRRKRLTQARIAQALGVSASTVSRVLARAGLSHLADLEPAEPVVRYEHQAPGDLLHIDIKKLGRIQRPGHRVTGNRRDTVEGAGWDFVFVAIDDHARVAFTDIHPDERFPSAVQFLKDAVAYYQRLGVTIQRLLTDNGSAFRSRAFAALCHELGIKHRFTRPYRPQTNGKAERFIQSALREWAYAHTYQNSQHRADAMKSWLHHYNWHRPHQGIGRAVPISRLNLDEYNLLTVHSYTTGSFIEVSGGK comes from the coding sequence ATGAACACCCATAAGCATGCCCGATTGACCTTCCTACGTCGACTCGAAATGGTCCAGCAATTGATCGCCCATCAAGTTTGTGTGCCTGAAGCGGCCCGCGCCTATGGGGTCACCGCGCCGACTGTGCGCAAATGGCTGGGCCGCTTCCTGGCTCAGGGCCAGGCGGGCTTGGCCGATGCGTCCTCGCGCCCGACGGTCTCGCCCCGAGCGATTGCGCCGGCCAAGGCGCTGGCTATCGTGGAGCTGCGCCGCAAGCGGCTGACCCAAGCGCGCATCGCCCAGGCGCTGGGCGTGTCAGCCAGCACCGTCAGCCGCGTCCTGGCCCGCGCCGGTCTGTCGCACCTGGCCGACCTGGAGCCGGCCGAGCCGGTGGTGCGCTACGAGCATCAGGCCCCCGGCGATCTGCTGCACATCGACATCAAGAAGCTGGGACGTATCCAGCGCCCTGGCCACCGGGTCACGGGCAACCGACGCGATACCGTTGAGGGGGCCGGCTGGGACTTCGTCTTCGTGGCCATCGATGACCACGCCCGCGTGGCCTTCACCGACATCCACCCCGACGAGCGCTTCCCCAGCGCCGTCCAGTTCCTCAAGGACGCAGTGGCCTACTACCAGCGCCTGGGCGTGACCATCCAGCGCTTGCTCACCGACAATGGCTCGGCCTTTCGCAGCCGCGCCTTCGCCGCGCTGTGCCATGAGCTGGGCATCAAGCACCGCTTTACCCGACCTTACCGCCCACAGACCAATGGCAAGGCCGAACGCTTCATCCAGTCGGCCTTGCGTGAGTGGGCTTACGCTCACACCTACCAGAACTCCCAACACCGAGCCGATGCCATGAAATCCTGGCTACACCACTACAACTGGCATCGACCCCACCAAGGCATCGGGCGCGCTGTACCCATCTCCAGACTCAACCTGGACGAATACAACCTATTGACAGTTCACAGCTACACGACCGGGTCGTTCATCGAGGTTTCAGGCGGCAAATGA
- a CDS encoding 2-hydroxychromene-2-carboxylate isomerase: protein MNAPPPNASPVEMWFDFASPYSYLAMARVGGLAREAGVRLALRPFLLGPIFQAQGWNDSPFRLFPGKGAYMMRDIARLADKYGVPYSRPAVFPRMGVLPARVALLGQGQHWGVDFCLNVFRANFAEDREIQSEDVVRDLLRAQDLDADALIAQARQESTKEALRKQVDRARALGIFGAPTFMVDGEMFWGNDRLEDALAWAARPQPAGA, encoded by the coding sequence ATGAATGCCCCGCCGCCCAACGCATCCCCCGTCGAGATGTGGTTCGACTTCGCCAGCCCCTACAGCTACCTGGCCATGGCCAGGGTAGGCGGGCTGGCGCGCGAGGCGGGCGTGCGCCTGGCGCTACGGCCTTTCCTGCTGGGGCCCATCTTCCAGGCGCAGGGATGGAACGATTCGCCGTTCCGGCTGTTTCCGGGCAAGGGCGCGTACATGATGCGCGATATCGCCCGCCTGGCCGACAAGTACGGCGTGCCGTACAGCCGCCCGGCGGTATTTCCGCGCATGGGTGTGCTGCCGGCGCGCGTCGCGCTGCTGGGCCAGGGCCAGCATTGGGGCGTCGATTTCTGCCTGAATGTGTTTCGCGCCAATTTCGCCGAGGATCGCGAGATCCAGTCCGAGGACGTGGTGCGCGATCTGCTGCGGGCCCAGGACCTGGACGCCGATGCGCTGATCGCGCAGGCGCGCCAGGAGTCCACCAAGGAGGCGTTGCGCAAGCAGGTCGATCGGGCCCGCGCGCTGGGCATTTTCGGCGCGCCGACCTTCATGGTCGATGGCGAGATGTTCTGGGGCAACGACCGGCTCGAAGACGCATTGGCCTGGGCCGCCCGCCCGCAGCCGGCCGGCGCCTGA
- a CDS encoding DUF1254 domain-containing protein — translation MPRPNFDMLRSSAWLDLSTGPVVISTPDTHGRLYTLSVLDMWTDIFAVLGKRTTGTARGNHAIVPPGWTGALPRGMHRIDAPTAQVQARLYVQTGGSSEYPGVHAVQDGFILTPLAEWNQQAQSVRLRSDPDLDALTPAQRQVEGMNAEDYFGYAAELLRKHAPHATDQPMLARLRRLGIAPGQQLAFARLPTTVQQALRHAVRNGPQALRDSLPATGSLANGWQADADGAGVYGNAYLRRAMTAQARLGASLPEDVTAMLLLADAAGRPLEGGQRYVLRFEADQLPPAGALWSLNAYDAQGYPVGNGFNRYALGDRDPVRYNPDGSLELYLQRDPPGPDDQANWLPTGEGAPGVILRIYLPQASVLAGRWVPPAARRVEAADD, via the coding sequence CTGCCGCGGCCCAACTTCGACATGCTGCGTTCGTCGGCCTGGCTGGACCTGTCGACCGGCCCCGTGGTGATCTCGACGCCCGATACCCATGGCCGCCTGTACACACTGTCCGTGCTGGACATGTGGACCGACATATTCGCGGTGCTGGGCAAGCGCACCACCGGCACGGCGCGCGGCAATCACGCCATCGTGCCGCCGGGCTGGACGGGCGCCCTGCCGCGCGGCATGCACCGCATCGACGCCCCCACCGCGCAGGTCCAGGCCCGGCTGTACGTGCAGACCGGAGGCTCGTCCGAGTACCCAGGCGTGCACGCCGTGCAGGACGGTTTCATCCTGACCCCGCTGGCCGAATGGAACCAGCAGGCCCAGTCGGTGCGGCTGCGCTCCGACCCGGACCTCGACGCGCTCACGCCGGCGCAGCGGCAAGTGGAAGGCATGAACGCCGAAGACTACTTTGGCTACGCCGCCGAACTGCTGCGCAAGCATGCGCCGCACGCCACCGACCAGCCCATGCTGGCGCGGCTGCGCCGCCTGGGGATCGCGCCCGGCCAGCAACTGGCTTTCGCCCGACTGCCCACCACCGTCCAGCAGGCGCTGCGCCATGCCGTGCGCAACGGCCCCCAGGCGTTGCGCGACAGCCTGCCGGCGACGGGATCGCTGGCCAATGGCTGGCAGGCCGATGCCGACGGCGCCGGCGTCTACGGCAACGCCTACCTGCGCCGCGCCATGACGGCGCAGGCCCGCCTGGGCGCCAGCCTGCCGGAGGACGTGACCGCCATGCTGCTGCTGGCCGACGCCGCCGGCCGCCCGCTCGAGGGCGGGCAGCGCTACGTGCTGCGTTTCGAGGCCGACCAGTTGCCGCCCGCCGGCGCGCTGTGGTCGCTGAACGCGTACGACGCCCAGGGCTACCCGGTCGGCAACGGTTTCAACCGCTACGCGCTGGGCGACCGCGACCCGGTGCGCTACAACCCGGACGGATCGCTGGAGCTGTACCTGCAGCGCGATCCGCCTGGCCCCGATGACCAGGCCAACTGGCTGCCCACCGGCGAAGGCGCGCCCGGCGTGATCCTGCGCATCTACCTGCCGCAAGCCAGCGTGCTCGCCGGCCGCTGGGTGCCGCCCGCGGCGCGCCGCGTCGAGGCGGCGGACGACTAG
- a CDS encoding LysR substrate-binding domain-containing protein: MSLPLAKLPPLDLVRGFVAVGRRMSITLAAQDLHLTQSAVSRQIRALEAHLGVALLSRGFRSVSFTAEGAQLFRMADRWLIELGELAAQWRTPVTVTSTIGVASLWLLPRLGRFQEAHPSIDVRVAADNRVLDLDREQVDIAIRYCPRDAAPEGAAWMFGETVVPVAHPALGVARLDAAALAGQVLLEFDDPTRPWLQWADWLGAQGLGRARPKGMLRFNQYDQIVQAALAGHGVALGRLALIAPMLADGRLVPLGAQQASASQLGYWLVVNARRPSSDVGTVAHWLREQAGQTARDLPVSALS, encoded by the coding sequence ATGTCATTACCCTTGGCGAAACTTCCCCCGCTGGACCTGGTGCGCGGCTTCGTGGCGGTCGGCCGACGCATGAGCATCACCCTGGCCGCGCAGGACCTGCACCTCACCCAATCGGCCGTCAGCCGCCAAATCCGCGCCCTCGAGGCGCACCTGGGCGTGGCGCTGCTGTCGCGCGGGTTCCGCTCGGTCTCGTTCACCGCCGAAGGCGCGCAGCTGTTCCGCATGGCCGACCGCTGGCTGATCGAACTGGGCGAGCTGGCCGCGCAATGGCGCACGCCCGTCACGGTGACGTCCACCATCGGCGTGGCGTCGCTGTGGCTGTTGCCGCGGCTGGGCCGGTTCCAGGAGGCGCACCCCAGCATCGACGTGCGGGTGGCGGCCGACAACCGCGTGCTGGACCTGGACCGCGAGCAGGTCGATATCGCCATCCGCTACTGTCCGCGCGACGCCGCGCCCGAAGGCGCGGCCTGGATGTTCGGCGAGACCGTCGTTCCGGTTGCCCATCCCGCGCTGGGCGTGGCCCGCCTGGATGCCGCGGCGCTGGCCGGCCAGGTGCTGCTGGAGTTCGACGATCCCACCCGGCCATGGCTGCAATGGGCCGATTGGCTGGGCGCGCAGGGCCTGGGGCGGGCGCGTCCCAAGGGCATGCTGCGCTTCAACCAGTACGACCAGATCGTGCAGGCCGCGCTGGCCGGCCACGGCGTCGCGCTGGGCCGGCTGGCGCTGATCGCGCCCATGCTGGCCGACGGCAGGCTGGTGCCGCTGGGCGCCCAGCAGGCCAGCGCGTCCCAGCTGGGCTATTGGCTGGTCGTCAATGCGCGGCGCCCTTCGTCCGATGTCGGGACCGTGGCGCACTGGCTGCGGGAGCAGGCCGGCCAGACGGCGCGCGACCTGCCCGTATCCGCGCTATCCTGA
- a CDS encoding DUF2917 domain-containing protein codes for MVCPSIELSCTEGMSFALGAGSTMLLRRAAGLRIACLSGTVWLSEYRCAQDSILAPGASVVVQSDHDVVLSGLPYGQVALIPSTESDR; via the coding sequence ATGGTTTGCCCCAGCATCGAACTCTCTTGCACCGAAGGAATGTCATTTGCGCTGGGCGCCGGCTCGACTATGCTGTTGAGGCGCGCCGCCGGCCTGCGCATTGCCTGCCTGTCGGGCACGGTGTGGCTGTCGGAGTACCGTTGCGCGCAGGACAGCATCCTGGCGCCGGGCGCTTCGGTGGTGGTACAGAGCGATCACGACGTCGTACTCAGCGGCCTGCCGTACGGGCAGGTCGCGCTAATTCCTTCCACGGAGTCAGACCGATGA